The Rouxiella sp. WC2420 region TGCAGGGCAGTGCCGGTCCAGTGACCCAGTCGTTGCCAGCCCAGCCGCCGGAAGGCGCGGGCGAAGCGGTCAATGCCGGAGCCGCCGAGGCAGCACACGCCGCGGCTCAGGCACAGGGTGAAGATGATCAGGGGGGCAGCGCGCCACAGACCACACTGCCGCCAAAATCGACCTCTCAGCCCAAAATGGTCAGTCAGCCAAAAACGCTGACGCCGCCGACAATGACCGAGTCTCGCCAGCAACAGCAGAGCAGAACGGCGCAGTCGAAACCGGTCGAACCGAAAAAAGCCGAGCCGAAAAAAGCAGAACCTAAGCCAGTAGAAACAACCAGGACTGAAACCAAACCGCAAACGCCGGAAAAAGCGCCGGTTGGTCAGTCTTATGTTGTTCAGCTGGGAGCGTTGAAAAACGCAGACAAGGTGAATGAAATCGTCGCTAAACTGCGTCTTTCGGGTTATCGCGCCTACACGGTTCCGTCCTCGCCGGTACAAGGACAGATAACTCGAGTGTTTGTCGGTCCTGAGGCAAATAAGCAAAATCTTGAGGCTTCATTGCCGCAGCTGAAAAGCGTCAGCGGATTAAGCGGAGTCGTGCGTTCCTACGCTGCGCACTAAACGGCTTTCATTCAGTTAATGCTTCACCCTCTATGCCCTGGTCTGCGAGTTATCTGCGTGGCCGGGGCATAGGCAGTAACAGGTATCTCACGCGATTTAAGGTGGGATACAGTAAGCGTTATGTGCCTTTATTATTTAATAAAGTTTTCGCAAGTTTTGTTATCTTTTTGCGGTGATTGATGTTTTTTTCACCGTTGTGATTAATTTGGCTGACCGGCAGATTTCCCCTACGCAAACGTTTTCTTTTTCTGTTAGAATTCGCCGCGAAATGGATGCCGGGCGAGTTGTTCCCAAAATCATTGTCGCTTTTGCGAGAAAGATAGAGGGTCTTATCCTGGATGAGAGACAGATAAAGTGATGGTCTGGATTGATTACGTCATTATTGCGGTTATCGGGTTTTCTGCTTTAGTTAGCCTGATTCGGGGTTTTGTTCGCGAAGCCTTATCATTGGTAACCTGGGGTTGCGCTTTCTTTGTTGCCAGCCACTATTATCCTTACCTCGCCGTCTATTTCACACGTTTCGGAGATGAAGTCGTCCGAAACGGGATCGCAATCGGTATCTTGTTCATCGCGACGTTGATCGTAGGTGCCATTGTCAACTATGTGATCAGTTCATTGGTCGAGCGTACCGGGCTATCAGGTACCGACCGGGTATTAGGCGTCTGTTTTGGCGCACTGCGCGGCGTGTTAATCGTTTCCGCAGGGCTGTTCTTTCTCGACACCTTTACCAGCTTTTCGCAGAGTGAAGACTGGAAGCAGTCACAGTTGATCCCGCAGTTTAGTTATATCATCAGGTGGTTCTTTGACTACCTGCAGAGCACGTCGAGTTTCTTGCCAAAGCATATTTAACTTTGGCAGCGCTGATGAGGAAAAGACAACATGTGCGGTATTGTCGGTATCGCCGGTTTCATGCCGGTAAACCAGTCGATTTATGACGCGTTAACGGTGTTACAACACCGTGGGCAGGATGCCGCAGGCATCGTCACCATTGATGGCAACAACAACTTCCGCCTGCGTAAGGCGAATGGCCTGGTGAAGGATGTATTCGAAGCACGGCATATGCAACGTTTGCAGGGCAACATGGGCCTTGGTCACGTTCGTTACCCTACGGCTGGCAGTTCCAGCGCTTCAGAGGCTCAACCTTTTTACGTCAACTCTCCGTTCGGCATTACGCTTGCCCACAACGGTAACCTGACGAATGCACACGAATTAAGAAGCACGCTGTTTGAAGGCGCACGTCGCCACGTCAACACGACTTCTGACTCTGAAATTTTGCTGAACATTCTTGCCAGCGAGTTGGACCGTTTCCAGCATTATCCGCTGGAAGCTGACAACATTTTTGCTGCTGTAGCGGCGATGAACACTAAAATTCGCGGTGCTTATGCCTGCGTGGCAATGATCATCGGCCACGGTATGCTGGCTTTCCGCGACCCACACGGCATTCGCCCGCTGGTGATCGGCAAGCGCGACCTGGAAGACGGTCGTTGTGAATATATGGTGGCGTCCGAGAGTGTAGCTTTGGATACGCTGGGCTTCGAGTTCCTGCGTGACGTAGCGCCGGGTGAGGCCGTTTATGTCACCGAGAAGGGCCAACTGTTTACGCGCATGTGTGCCGAGAATCCTCAGTACAATCCATGCCTGTTCGAGTATGTCTACTTCGCTCGTCCTGATTCTTTCATCGACAAGATTTCGGTTTACAGCGCGCGCCGCCGTATGGGCCAGAAACTGGGCGCAAAAATTGCTCGCGAATGGGAAGATCTGGAAATTGATGCGGTGATCCCAATTCCGGAGACGTCTAACGACATCGCCCTGGAAATCGCCCGTATCCTGAACAAGCCATACCGTCAGGGTTTTGTGAAAAACCGCTACGTTGGCCGTACCTTTATCATGCCGGGCCAGCAGGAGCGCGTTAAGTCGGTTCGCCGCAAGCTCAACGCCAACCGCGCCGAGTTCCGTGATAAAAACGTGCTGCTGATTGATGACTCCATTGTACGCGGCACTACCTCGCAGCAGATCGTCGAGATGGCCCGTGATGCAGGCGCAAAAAATGTTTACCTGGCTTCGGCTGCGCCGGAAGTGCGCTTCCCGAACGTTTACGGTATCGACATGCCAACCGCCAACGAGTTGATCGCCCACGGTCGTGAAGTGAGCGAAATCAATCAGATGATTGGTGCAGACGCGCTGATCTTCCAGGATTTGAGCGACCTGATTGACGCGGTGAGAGAAGAGAACCCGGATATCGAGCAGTTTGAATGCTCTGTTTTCGACGGTATCTATGTCACCAAAGACGTTGACCAGAACTACCTTGAATACCTCGACGCTCTGCGTAACGACGATGCTCAGGCATTGCGCGGCCAGCAGGAAGCGGAAAACCTCGAAATGCATAACGAAGGTTAATTGACCTTCTTACCGCCTGTCTTGACCTGCTATGCGGGGCGGGGCAGGCGGTACTCTTCTGATATTTCTGCCGCTTTTCGCTGTGACTTGCCATTCGCTTTTCAATCCGGCAAAGTCATCAGACGATTCATACGTGCTAATGTTTTAGTTCGTTCTCCCCGAGGCAGTATTCATGAAACGACTCATAGTCGGCATCTCCGGCGCCAGTGGCGCAATCTATGGCGTGCGCCTGTTACAGGTTCTGCGCGAAGTCCCCGACGTCGAAACCCATCTGGTGATGAGTAACGCGGCACGGCAGACTCTGGCCCTCGAGACCGATTTAAGTTTACGCGATGTCCAGGCTCTGGCGGACGTGGTTCACGATTCGCGAGATATCGCCGCCAACATATCCTCAGGCTCTTTCAAGACCGCAGGTATGGCAATATTACCGTGCTCGATTAAAACGCTTTCAGGCATCGTCAACAGCTATACCGACGGGCTTTTGACCCGCGCCGCCGACGTCGTGCTTAAAGAAAGCCGCCGTCTGGTGCTGTGCGTGCGTGAAACGCCTTTGCATCTTGGCCATTTGCGCCTGATGACTTCAGCTGCCGAACTCGGTGCCATCATCATGCCGCCAGTGCCCGCGTTTTATCATCGCCCTACCAGCGTGGAAGATATCGTTGATCAGACCGTTAATCGAGTCATCGACCAGTTTGATATTGAACTTCCCGAAGACCTGTTTGTTCGCTGGCAGGGCAGCCATTAAGTTTTTGCAACCCTTTCTGCCCTAATTTTGCACAGAATGATAACGATGCACCAAAATTGAACTCTTTATGTTTTATTTTGGTGCATTTCTGTTTCAATCTTCTGGCAACGCGTCTTCATGCGGCGATTTTGCAGACTAATCTGGATGTAATTTCAGCCTCCTTGTTCACTAAAGAGACTGTTTTGCAAAGTCGGCACGATTGCTGCATAACTATTGCATAATTAATGCATATTTTTGGTGGCAGTCATAATTCGCCTGCCAGCAGTCTGAAAATTGTGATTAAAGCAGTGAAAGCAGTAAAAAATGTTACCGACATAGACCGGTAACTAAAACAATAAAACGGTTGTTACGGCAACCAGACACAACAAACCACCACACACACGATTAATGGCTGAGGGTAATGTATGAAAAAGTTGTTCAAGGTTCTGCCTCTGGTATTAGTATTGGCCAGCGCAAGCAGCGCTTTTGCTGCGGTGCCAAAAGCAATTAACATCGGCACAGATCCTACCTACGCTCCTTTTGAGTCTAAAGATTCCAGCGGTAAGCTGGTCGGCTTCGATATCGACCTGGCAAATGAAATGTGTAAACGTGCGCATATCAAATGTACTTTCGTTGAAAGCGATTTCGATGCATTAATCCCCTCTTTGAAAGCGAAAAAAATCGACGCCATCATCTCTTCACTGTCCATCACCGAAAAACGTGAGCAGGAAATTGATTTTACCGAGAAACTCTACGCCGCAAACGCTCGTTTGATTGCTCCTGCCGGTTCTAAAGTTCTGCCAACGCTTGACGGTCTGAAAGGTAAAAATGTCGGCGTGCTGCAGGGGTCTACTCAAGAAGCCTACGCCAACGCCAACTGGCAGCCAAAAGGCATCAACGTGGTGGCTTACCAGAATCAGGATTTGATTTACGCTGACTTGGCTT contains the following coding sequences:
- the cvpA gene encoding colicin V production protein: MVWIDYVIIAVIGFSALVSLIRGFVREALSLVTWGCAFFVASHYYPYLAVYFTRFGDEVVRNGIAIGILFIATLIVGAIVNYVISSLVERTGLSGTDRVLGVCFGALRGVLIVSAGLFFLDTFTSFSQSEDWKQSQLIPQFSYIIRWFFDYLQSTSSFLPKHI
- the purF gene encoding amidophosphoribosyltransferase yields the protein MCGIVGIAGFMPVNQSIYDALTVLQHRGQDAAGIVTIDGNNNFRLRKANGLVKDVFEARHMQRLQGNMGLGHVRYPTAGSSSASEAQPFYVNSPFGITLAHNGNLTNAHELRSTLFEGARRHVNTTSDSEILLNILASELDRFQHYPLEADNIFAAVAAMNTKIRGAYACVAMIIGHGMLAFRDPHGIRPLVIGKRDLEDGRCEYMVASESVALDTLGFEFLRDVAPGEAVYVTEKGQLFTRMCAENPQYNPCLFEYVYFARPDSFIDKISVYSARRRMGQKLGAKIAREWEDLEIDAVIPIPETSNDIALEIARILNKPYRQGFVKNRYVGRTFIMPGQQERVKSVRRKLNANRAEFRDKNVLLIDDSIVRGTTSQQIVEMARDAGAKNVYLASAAPEVRFPNVYGIDMPTANELIAHGREVSEINQMIGADALIFQDLSDLIDAVREENPDIEQFECSVFDGIYVTKDVDQNYLEYLDALRNDDAQALRGQQEAENLEMHNEG
- a CDS encoding UbiX family flavin prenyltransferase, which codes for MKRLIVGISGASGAIYGVRLLQVLREVPDVETHLVMSNAARQTLALETDLSLRDVQALADVVHDSRDIAANISSGSFKTAGMAILPCSIKTLSGIVNSYTDGLLTRAADVVLKESRRLVLCVRETPLHLGHLRLMTSAAELGAIIMPPVPAFYHRPTSVEDIVDQTVNRVIDQFDIELPEDLFVRWQGSH
- the dedD gene encoding cell division protein DedD — encoded protein: MASKFQNRLVGTVILVALGVIILPGLLDGKKKHYEDEFASIPLVPKAGDTEVQGSAGPVTQSLPAQPPEGAGEAVNAGAAEAAHAAAQAQGEDDQGGSAPQTTLPPKSTSQPKMVSQPKTLTPPTMTESRQQQQSRTAQSKPVEPKKAEPKKAEPKPVETTRTETKPQTPEKAPVGQSYVVQLGALKNADKVNEIVAKLRLSGYRAYTVPSSPVQGQITRVFVGPEANKQNLEASLPQLKSVSGLSGVVRSYAAH
- a CDS encoding lysine/arginine/ornithine ABC transporter substrate-binding protein, translating into MKKLFKVLPLVLVLASASSAFAAVPKAINIGTDPTYAPFESKDSSGKLVGFDIDLANEMCKRAHIKCTFVESDFDALIPSLKAKKIDAIISSLSITEKREQEIDFTEKLYAANARLIAPAGSKVLPTLDGLKGKNVGVLQGSTQEAYANANWQPKGINVVAYQNQDLIYADLASGRLDAAFQDEVAGSEGFLKQAAGKGYAFAGPSVKDDKFFGVGTGMGLRKNEDDLKSALNKAFDSMRKDGTYDKLAKKYFDFDVYGG